A genomic region of Anopheles coustani chromosome 3, idAnoCousDA_361_x.2, whole genome shotgun sequence contains the following coding sequences:
- the LOC131272578 gene encoding modifier of mdg4-like isoform X27 produces the protein MADDEQFSLCWNNFNTNLSAGFHESLLRGDLVDVTLAAEGQLVKAHRLILSVCSPYFRKMLTQVPATQHAFIFLKDVSHSALKDLIQFMYCGEVNVKQDALPAFISTAEALQIKGLTETGDSAPAQQSPAKEVIAAPPATISVPIATATGGSPRTKVQRTRVHSYKLESEESGDDKVQIQAGSSHHVTAQQVQQQTQHTTTQKRTLQQRTVIPIQPSKRTKLSVASVEALEAPEATPQVQTVQIVKQVLEPDYVEIPIESINAKAEPEYADETGEIETVETEAEQEHTLTEHEQSVEQEQADDDGNYVEDEYAEMGKFEESYFTEGEDAKAGASGFGDSYTSDGGTGTEQSAQDDSKVHYVVGVRGSRKLKVGDYSFTRNKQCMSKTYWSCARAALHRCKARVVTYTTKSGEPALMVRFPEHNHEPF, from the exons ATGGCGGACGACGAGCAGTTCTCTCTGTGTTGGAATAATTTTAACACAAACTTGTCAGCGGGATTTCATGAATCGCTGCTACGGGGCGATCTCGTGGACGTGACGCTTGCTGCCGAGGGTCAGTTAGTGAAAGCACATCGGCTAATTTTATCAGTATGTTCGCCATATTTCCGGAAAATGCTAACGCAAGTGCCCGCAACACAGCACGCATTCA TTTTCCTTAAAGATGTCAGCCATTCAGCGTTGAAAGATCTCATACAGTTTATGTACTGTGGGGAGGTAAATGTGAAGCAAGACGCCTTACCCGCCTTTATCAGCACAGCCGAGGCTCTGCAAATAAAAGGACTGACGGAGACG GGAGACAGTGCTCCAGCTCAACAGTCTCCTGCCAAAGAAGTAATAGCTGCACCACCGGCGACAATCAGCGTCCCTATCGCTACCGCCACCGGTGGATCTCCGCGGACGAAAGTACAACGTACCCGAGTACACTCCTACAAACTCGAATCGGAAGAGAGTGGTGATGACAAAGTACAAATTCAAGCCGGATCCTCCCACCATGTCACCGCGCAGCAAGTTCAGCAGCAGACGCAACACACGACCACGCAAAAGCGCACCCTGCAACAGCGTACCGTAATACCGATCCAACCGAGCAAGCGCACGAAATTGTCCGTCGCCTCTGTCGAGGCATTGGAAGCACCGGAAGCCACCCCGCAGGTGCAGACGGTGCAAATCGTGAAGCAAGTACTGGAACCGGACTACGTAGAAATACCTATCGAATCGATCAATGCCAAGGCTGAACCGGAATACGCGGACGAAACGGGAGAGATCGAAACGGTCGAAACGGAAGCGGAACAGGAACACACTCTAACGGAACACGAACAGTCGGTCGAACAGGAACAGGCAGATGACGATGGAAACTACGTTGAGGACGAATACGCTGAGATGGGCAAGTTCGAGGAGTCTTACTTCACCGAAGGAGAGGACGCGAAGGCTGGCGCATCTGGATTCGGAGACTCGTACACATCGGACGGTGGCACTGGCACGGAACAATCGGCACAAG ATGATTCGAAGGTCCATTACGTCGTGGGTGTTCGCGGTAGTCGTAAGCTGAAGGTGGGCGACTATTCGTTCACCAGGAACAAGCAGTGCATGTCCAAGACGTATTGGTCGTGTGCGCGGGCCGCGTTGCATCGGTGCAAGGCGCGCGTGGTTACCTACACGACGAAGAGCGGGGAACCGGCGCTGATGGTGCGCTTTCCGGAGCACAATCATGAGCCGTTCTAG
- the LOC131272578 gene encoding modifier of mdg4-like isoform X16 has protein sequence MADDEQFSLCWNNFNTNLSAGFHESLLRGDLVDVTLAAEGQLVKAHRLILSVCSPYFRKMLTQVPATQHAFIFLKDVSHSALKDLIQFMYCGEVNVKQDALPAFISTAEALQIKGLTETGDSAPAQQSPAKEVIAAPPATISVPIATATGGSPRTKVQRTRVHSYKLESEESGDDKVQIQAGSSHHVTAQQVQQQTQHTTTQKRTLQQRTVIPIQPSKRTKLSVASVEALEAPEATPQVQTVQIVKQVLEPDYVEIPIESINAKAEPEYADETGEIETVETEAEQEHTLTEHEQSVEQEQADDDGNYVEDEYAEMGKFEESYFTEGEDAKAGASGFGDSYTSDGGTGTEQSAQVLVAAAKKAEPLKIHIAVPKRQTVEILEEVHITVPTKRHSSLLENILLSDTPDERKHKFLTSRKGGVQLIHEEYLYRSNLRRQGREGDILYWECVHNRGTKCRGRLKTVGNTIHKSNVEHNHESDKKRIGDAVQAGTVVLLNINKL, from the exons ATGGCGGACGACGAGCAGTTCTCTCTGTGTTGGAATAATTTTAACACAAACTTGTCAGCGGGATTTCATGAATCGCTGCTACGGGGCGATCTCGTGGACGTGACGCTTGCTGCCGAGGGTCAGTTAGTGAAAGCACATCGGCTAATTTTATCAGTATGTTCGCCATATTTCCGGAAAATGCTAACGCAAGTGCCCGCAACACAGCACGCATTCA TTTTCCTTAAAGATGTCAGCCATTCAGCGTTGAAAGATCTCATACAGTTTATGTACTGTGGGGAGGTAAATGTGAAGCAAGACGCCTTACCCGCCTTTATCAGCACAGCCGAGGCTCTGCAAATAAAAGGACTGACGGAGACG GGAGACAGTGCTCCAGCTCAACAGTCTCCTGCCAAAGAAGTAATAGCTGCACCACCGGCGACAATCAGCGTCCCTATCGCTACCGCCACCGGTGGATCTCCGCGGACGAAAGTACAACGTACCCGAGTACACTCCTACAAACTCGAATCGGAAGAGAGTGGTGATGACAAAGTACAAATTCAAGCCGGATCCTCCCACCATGTCACCGCGCAGCAAGTTCAGCAGCAGACGCAACACACGACCACGCAAAAGCGCACCCTGCAACAGCGTACCGTAATACCGATCCAACCGAGCAAGCGCACGAAATTGTCCGTCGCCTCTGTCGAGGCATTGGAAGCACCGGAAGCCACCCCGCAGGTGCAGACGGTGCAAATCGTGAAGCAAGTACTGGAACCGGACTACGTAGAAATACCTATCGAATCGATCAATGCCAAGGCTGAACCGGAATACGCGGACGAAACGGGAGAGATCGAAACGGTCGAAACGGAAGCGGAACAGGAACACACTCTAACGGAACACGAACAGTCGGTCGAACAGGAACAGGCAGATGACGATGGAAACTACGTTGAGGACGAATACGCTGAGATGGGCAAGTTCGAGGAGTCTTACTTCACCGAAGGAGAGGACGCGAAGGCTGGCGCATCTGGATTCGGAGACTCGTACACATCGGACGGTGGCACTGGCACGGAACAATCGGCACAAG TGTTAGTCGCTGCAGCGAAAAAAGCGGAACCACTGAAGATCCACATTGCCGTTCCCAAGAGGCAAACGGTGGAGATCCTCGAAGAAGTTCATATTACCGTTCCAACGAAGCGGCATTCGTCGCTTCTGGAAAACATCTTGCTCAGCGATACCCCAGACGAGAGGAAACACAAGTTCCTCACCAGCCGCAAGGGTGGGGTACAGCTGATACACGAAGAGTATCTCTACCGATCGAACCTACGCCGACAGGGCCGAGAAGGGGACATCCTCTACTGGGAGTGCGTGCATAACCGTGGAACCAAGTGTCGCGGTCGGCTGAAAACGGTCGGCAATACCATCCACAAATCCAACG TGGAGCACAACCATGAGAGCGATAAAAAACGTATCGGAGACGCTGTGCAAGCAGGTACCGTTGTGTTATTGAACATTAACAAATTGTGA
- the LOC131272578 gene encoding modifier of mdg4-like isoform X6 — protein sequence MADDEQFSLCWNNFNTNLSAGFHESLLRGDLVDVTLAAEGQLVKAHRLILSVCSPYFRKMLTQVPATQHAFIFLKDVSHSALKDLIQFMYCGEVNVKQDALPAFISTAEALQIKGLTETGDSAPAQQSPAKEVIAAPPATISVPIATATGGSPRTKVQRTRVHSYKLESEESGDDKVQIQAGSSHHVTAQQVQQQTQHTTTQKRTLQQRTVIPIQPSKRTKLSVASVEALEAPEATPQVQTVQIVKQVLEPDYVEIPIESINAKAEPEYADETGEIETVETEAEQEHTLTEHEQSVEQEQADDDGNYVEDEYAEMGKFEESYFTEGEDAKAGASGFGDSYTSDGGTGTEQSAQGIISIERSDWPPYRRTTITAFDREYSYKQSQRSGRCLLVVDGVTFFRNRQRLGKQYWKCNQYYKCRCPCIAVIQEETNRMTVKHTHNHDLPSASSTLGSSSLAATGSGARRKRSATSGGGGLNVLYASLSSGPSEFIRATRNCEAHLLDSKPPSLPVLEPSFNVDEVDDSEGTLDDDNNHHHLV from the exons ATGGCGGACGACGAGCAGTTCTCTCTGTGTTGGAATAATTTTAACACAAACTTGTCAGCGGGATTTCATGAATCGCTGCTACGGGGCGATCTCGTGGACGTGACGCTTGCTGCCGAGGGTCAGTTAGTGAAAGCACATCGGCTAATTTTATCAGTATGTTCGCCATATTTCCGGAAAATGCTAACGCAAGTGCCCGCAACACAGCACGCATTCA TTTTCCTTAAAGATGTCAGCCATTCAGCGTTGAAAGATCTCATACAGTTTATGTACTGTGGGGAGGTAAATGTGAAGCAAGACGCCTTACCCGCCTTTATCAGCACAGCCGAGGCTCTGCAAATAAAAGGACTGACGGAGACG GGAGACAGTGCTCCAGCTCAACAGTCTCCTGCCAAAGAAGTAATAGCTGCACCACCGGCGACAATCAGCGTCCCTATCGCTACCGCCACCGGTGGATCTCCGCGGACGAAAGTACAACGTACCCGAGTACACTCCTACAAACTCGAATCGGAAGAGAGTGGTGATGACAAAGTACAAATTCAAGCCGGATCCTCCCACCATGTCACCGCGCAGCAAGTTCAGCAGCAGACGCAACACACGACCACGCAAAAGCGCACCCTGCAACAGCGTACCGTAATACCGATCCAACCGAGCAAGCGCACGAAATTGTCCGTCGCCTCTGTCGAGGCATTGGAAGCACCGGAAGCCACCCCGCAGGTGCAGACGGTGCAAATCGTGAAGCAAGTACTGGAACCGGACTACGTAGAAATACCTATCGAATCGATCAATGCCAAGGCTGAACCGGAATACGCGGACGAAACGGGAGAGATCGAAACGGTCGAAACGGAAGCGGAACAGGAACACACTCTAACGGAACACGAACAGTCGGTCGAACAGGAACAGGCAGATGACGATGGAAACTACGTTGAGGACGAATACGCTGAGATGGGCAAGTTCGAGGAGTCTTACTTCACCGAAGGAGAGGACGCGAAGGCTGGCGCATCTGGATTCGGAGACTCGTACACATCGGACGGTGGCACTGGCACGGAACAATCGGCACAAG GAATCATTTCGATCGAACGATCAGATTGGCCTCCGTACCGCCGGACAACGATCACAGCATTCGATCGCGAGTATAGCTACAAGCAGTCACAGCGAAGCGGACGGTGCCTGCTGGTCGTGGATGGTGTCACATTCTTCCGCAACCGGCAGCGGCTCGGCAAGCAGTACTGGAAGTGCAACCAGTACTACAAGTGTCGCTGCCCGTGCATCGCCGTCATTCAGGAAGAAACCAACCGTATGACAGTCAAACACACCCACAACCACGACCTCCCGTCCGCATCGTCGACACTCGGTAGCTCGTCGCTGGCGGCTACCGGCAGTGGGGCACGTAGAAAACGTTCTGCCACCAGTGGTGGAGGTGGTCTGAATGTCCTGTACGCCTCATTATCATCCGGACCGTCGGAGTTCATTCGGGCGACCAGAAATTGTGAAGCACATTTGCTCGACTCGAAACCACCGTCACTTCCGGTGCTCGAACCGTCGTTCAATGTGGACGAAGTCGATGACTCTGAGGGCACCCTGGACGACGAtaacaatcatcatcatctcgtcTAG
- the LOC131272578 gene encoding modifier of mdg4-like isoform X19 yields the protein MADDEQFSLCWNNFNTNLSAGFHESLLRGDLVDVTLAAEGQLVKAHRLILSVCSPYFRKMLTQVPATQHAFIFLKDVSHSALKDLIQFMYCGEVNVKQDALPAFISTAEALQIKGLTETGDSAPAQQSPAKEVIAAPPATISVPIATATGGSPRTKVQRTRVHSYKLESEESGDDKVQIQAGSSHHVTAQQVQQQTQHTTTQKRTLQQRTVIPIQPSKRTKLSVASVEALEAPEATPQVQTVQIVKQVLEPDYVEIPIESINAKAEPEYADETGEIETVETEAEQEHTLTEHEQSVEQEQADDDGNYVEDEYAEMGKFEESYFTEGEDAKAGASGFGDSYTSDGGTGTEQSAQENKTLRPKVKEPISYNSKRTDRTPMTPTAHVSNRTKIIEKVPLHAGSTVYISTVDLLSIYTTKPSLYTTRLTELTFGAETLRNSCLYSSDAAEGSSLVPLDKTKLDAVLTHVVHVFQQQNQNLTR from the exons ATGGCGGACGACGAGCAGTTCTCTCTGTGTTGGAATAATTTTAACACAAACTTGTCAGCGGGATTTCATGAATCGCTGCTACGGGGCGATCTCGTGGACGTGACGCTTGCTGCCGAGGGTCAGTTAGTGAAAGCACATCGGCTAATTTTATCAGTATGTTCGCCATATTTCCGGAAAATGCTAACGCAAGTGCCCGCAACACAGCACGCATTCA TTTTCCTTAAAGATGTCAGCCATTCAGCGTTGAAAGATCTCATACAGTTTATGTACTGTGGGGAGGTAAATGTGAAGCAAGACGCCTTACCCGCCTTTATCAGCACAGCCGAGGCTCTGCAAATAAAAGGACTGACGGAGACG GGAGACAGTGCTCCAGCTCAACAGTCTCCTGCCAAAGAAGTAATAGCTGCACCACCGGCGACAATCAGCGTCCCTATCGCTACCGCCACCGGTGGATCTCCGCGGACGAAAGTACAACGTACCCGAGTACACTCCTACAAACTCGAATCGGAAGAGAGTGGTGATGACAAAGTACAAATTCAAGCCGGATCCTCCCACCATGTCACCGCGCAGCAAGTTCAGCAGCAGACGCAACACACGACCACGCAAAAGCGCACCCTGCAACAGCGTACCGTAATACCGATCCAACCGAGCAAGCGCACGAAATTGTCCGTCGCCTCTGTCGAGGCATTGGAAGCACCGGAAGCCACCCCGCAGGTGCAGACGGTGCAAATCGTGAAGCAAGTACTGGAACCGGACTACGTAGAAATACCTATCGAATCGATCAATGCCAAGGCTGAACCGGAATACGCGGACGAAACGGGAGAGATCGAAACGGTCGAAACGGAAGCGGAACAGGAACACACTCTAACGGAACACGAACAGTCGGTCGAACAGGAACAGGCAGATGACGATGGAAACTACGTTGAGGACGAATACGCTGAGATGGGCAAGTTCGAGGAGTCTTACTTCACCGAAGGAGAGGACGCGAAGGCTGGCGCATCTGGATTCGGAGACTCGTACACATCGGACGGTGGCACTGGCACGGAACAATCGGCACAAG AGAACAAAACCTTACGGCCAAAGGTGAAGGAACCGATCTCGTACAACAGTAAACGCACCGATAGGACACCAATGACACCCACTGCCCACGTGAGCAACCGCACGAAAATTatcgaaaaagtgccgctCCACGCGGGCAGTACCGTTTACATCAGCACCGTCGATCTGCTGTCCATCTACACCACCAAACCGTCTCTCTACACGACCCGGCTGACCGAGCTGACGTTCGGGGCTGAAACGCTGCGCAATAGTTGCCTCTACAGTAGCGATGCCGCCGAGGGAAGCAGTTTGGTTCCGCTTGACAAAACGAAACTGGACGCGGTGCTGA CACACGTGGTGCACGTTTTCCAGCAGCAAAATCAAAACCTTACGCGATGA
- the LOC131272578 gene encoding modifier of mdg4-like isoform X25 gives MADDEQFSLCWNNFNTNLSAGFHESLLRGDLVDVTLAAEGQLVKAHRLILSVCSPYFRKMLTQVPATQHAFIFLKDVSHSALKDLIQFMYCGEVNVKQDALPAFISTAEALQIKGLTETGDSAPAQQSPAKEVIAAPPATISVPIATATGGSPRTKVQRTRVHSYKLESEESGDDKVQIQAGSSHHVTAQQVQQQTQHTTTQKRTLQQRTVIPIQPSKRTKLSVASVEALEAPEATPQVQTVQIVKQVLEPDYVEIPIESINAKAEPEYADETGEIETVETEAEQEHTLTEHEQSVEQEQADDDGNYVEDEYAEMGKFEESYFTEGEDAKAGASGFGDSYTSDGGTGTEQSAQAIFIAISAQKQLIKVRDKLYRKTIGRAYRSYWTCIEYGCPGELMLQELRGGTITITTGHNDDCTCDYFKNRPAEQCLLTESELTRLEESLMNDTLELGATVAAISILDRTKQ, from the exons ATGGCGGACGACGAGCAGTTCTCTCTGTGTTGGAATAATTTTAACACAAACTTGTCAGCGGGATTTCATGAATCGCTGCTACGGGGCGATCTCGTGGACGTGACGCTTGCTGCCGAGGGTCAGTTAGTGAAAGCACATCGGCTAATTTTATCAGTATGTTCGCCATATTTCCGGAAAATGCTAACGCAAGTGCCCGCAACACAGCACGCATTCA TTTTCCTTAAAGATGTCAGCCATTCAGCGTTGAAAGATCTCATACAGTTTATGTACTGTGGGGAGGTAAATGTGAAGCAAGACGCCTTACCCGCCTTTATCAGCACAGCCGAGGCTCTGCAAATAAAAGGACTGACGGAGACG GGAGACAGTGCTCCAGCTCAACAGTCTCCTGCCAAAGAAGTAATAGCTGCACCACCGGCGACAATCAGCGTCCCTATCGCTACCGCCACCGGTGGATCTCCGCGGACGAAAGTACAACGTACCCGAGTACACTCCTACAAACTCGAATCGGAAGAGAGTGGTGATGACAAAGTACAAATTCAAGCCGGATCCTCCCACCATGTCACCGCGCAGCAAGTTCAGCAGCAGACGCAACACACGACCACGCAAAAGCGCACCCTGCAACAGCGTACCGTAATACCGATCCAACCGAGCAAGCGCACGAAATTGTCCGTCGCCTCTGTCGAGGCATTGGAAGCACCGGAAGCCACCCCGCAGGTGCAGACGGTGCAAATCGTGAAGCAAGTACTGGAACCGGACTACGTAGAAATACCTATCGAATCGATCAATGCCAAGGCTGAACCGGAATACGCGGACGAAACGGGAGAGATCGAAACGGTCGAAACGGAAGCGGAACAGGAACACACTCTAACGGAACACGAACAGTCGGTCGAACAGGAACAGGCAGATGACGATGGAAACTACGTTGAGGACGAATACGCTGAGATGGGCAAGTTCGAGGAGTCTTACTTCACCGAAGGAGAGGACGCGAAGGCTGGCGCATCTGGATTCGGAGACTCGTACACATCGGACGGTGGCACTGGCACGGAACAATCGGCACAAG CCATCTTCATCGCCATCAGCGCACAGAAGCAACTGATTAAGGTGCGTGACAAACTGTACCGCAAAACGATTGGCCGGGCATACCGAAGCTACTGGACGTGCATCGAGTACGGTTGCCCGGGCGAGCTGATGCTGCAGGAGCTACGTGGTGGTACGATCACGATCACCACCGGACATAACGATGATTGCACGTGCGACTACTTCAAGAATCGACCAGCGGAACAGTGCCTGCTGACGGAGTCGGAGCTTACCCGGCTGGAGGAATCGTTAATGAACGATACGCTCGAGCTCGGTGCAACCGTTGCGGCCATATCGATCCTAGACCGAACCAAGCAGTAA
- the LOC131272578 gene encoding modifier of mdg4-like isoform X10 yields the protein MADDEQFSLCWNNFNTNLSAGFHESLLRGDLVDVTLAAEGQLVKAHRLILSVCSPYFRKMLTQVPATQHAFIFLKDVSHSALKDLIQFMYCGEVNVKQDALPAFISTAEALQIKGLTETGDSAPAQQSPAKEVIAAPPATISVPIATATGGSPRTKVQRTRVHSYKLESEESGDDKVQIQAGSSHHVTAQQVQQQTQHTTTQKRTLQQRTVIPIQPSKRTKLSVASVEALEAPEATPQVQTVQIVKQVLEPDYVEIPIESINAKAEPEYADETGEIETVETEAEQEHTLTEHEQSVEQEQADDDGNYVEDEYAEMGKFEESYFTEGEDAKAGASGFGDSYTSDGGTGTEQSAQDSLSMQFSKTADALPSVTIEVGNAGKQGTIRVRKELSANPSSPTERIPSDSSPAGRVASWCKSEISNGPIDSKKVEEKKAQVPEQTGSIPKYHELRKNYGSPAMRGRCISCFNQSMLQSERQPKTKTKWVTTFCHDCPDKPYLCILCFSKIHCNKLKPVRGKL from the exons ATGGCGGACGACGAGCAGTTCTCTCTGTGTTGGAATAATTTTAACACAAACTTGTCAGCGGGATTTCATGAATCGCTGCTACGGGGCGATCTCGTGGACGTGACGCTTGCTGCCGAGGGTCAGTTAGTGAAAGCACATCGGCTAATTTTATCAGTATGTTCGCCATATTTCCGGAAAATGCTAACGCAAGTGCCCGCAACACAGCACGCATTCA TTTTCCTTAAAGATGTCAGCCATTCAGCGTTGAAAGATCTCATACAGTTTATGTACTGTGGGGAGGTAAATGTGAAGCAAGACGCCTTACCCGCCTTTATCAGCACAGCCGAGGCTCTGCAAATAAAAGGACTGACGGAGACG GGAGACAGTGCTCCAGCTCAACAGTCTCCTGCCAAAGAAGTAATAGCTGCACCACCGGCGACAATCAGCGTCCCTATCGCTACCGCCACCGGTGGATCTCCGCGGACGAAAGTACAACGTACCCGAGTACACTCCTACAAACTCGAATCGGAAGAGAGTGGTGATGACAAAGTACAAATTCAAGCCGGATCCTCCCACCATGTCACCGCGCAGCAAGTTCAGCAGCAGACGCAACACACGACCACGCAAAAGCGCACCCTGCAACAGCGTACCGTAATACCGATCCAACCGAGCAAGCGCACGAAATTGTCCGTCGCCTCTGTCGAGGCATTGGAAGCACCGGAAGCCACCCCGCAGGTGCAGACGGTGCAAATCGTGAAGCAAGTACTGGAACCGGACTACGTAGAAATACCTATCGAATCGATCAATGCCAAGGCTGAACCGGAATACGCGGACGAAACGGGAGAGATCGAAACGGTCGAAACGGAAGCGGAACAGGAACACACTCTAACGGAACACGAACAGTCGGTCGAACAGGAACAGGCAGATGACGATGGAAACTACGTTGAGGACGAATACGCTGAGATGGGCAAGTTCGAGGAGTCTTACTTCACCGAAGGAGAGGACGCGAAGGCTGGCGCATCTGGATTCGGAGACTCGTACACATCGGACGGTGGCACTGGCACGGAACAATCGGCACAAG ATTCGCTATCgatgcaattttccaaaactgcTGATGCTTTGCCATCGGTAACCATAGAAGTTGGAAATGCGGGGAAACAAGGCACTATTCGGGTCAGGAAAGAGCTGTCGGCAAACCCGTCGTCTCCAACGGAGCGAATTCCTAGCGATAGCAGTCCTGCTGGCCGGGTGGCGAGTTGGTGCAAATCGGAAATATCTAACGGTCCGATCGATTCGAAAAAAGTTGAGGAAAAGAAAGCGCAGGTACCTGAGCAGACCGGTTCGATACCAAAGTATCACGAGCTGCGGAAAAACTATGGATCACCAGCAATGCGAGGTAGATGCATTTCTTGCTTCAATCAGAGCATGCTCCAGTCGGAGAGACAGCCGAAGACTAAAACCAAATGGGTAACCACATTTTGTCACGATTGTCCCGATAAGCCTTACCTGTGCATCCTGTGTTTCAGTAAGATACATTGCAATAAGCTGAAACCGGTACGAGGGAAATTATAA